A region of Enoplosus armatus isolate fEnoArm2 chromosome 14, fEnoArm2.hap1, whole genome shotgun sequence DNA encodes the following proteins:
- the myripa gene encoding rab effector MyRIP, with protein sequence MGRKLDLSGLTDNEAEHVLQVVQRDMRLRKKEEERLSELKQELDEEGSRCLLLSRQSCFNQRCCIRCCSPFTFLLNPKRRCRDCHYNVCKACRVYNKRDKAWLCSACQKCRLLKTQSLEWFYTNVKRRFKRFGSAKVLKTLYRKHLAEHSALSELTEGSAYEESICNEGSVCGSDSTFYRQTEEHSMADTLTVALRVAEEAIDEAISKAEFDTASQEKQNEAHYLREHRGELIEELAKTIVQKIIHRKKTLAEMRAEYDQDWPLEHNTDLHHHHQSACDQASSSLKHQPGLWRSHSAFSLLDNDPPGLIQDSPQALKKEGGSALSTWKSVDRLDNAGVSSVLKSPDGNWIALQSGQLSRPSLLTKRKSLVYSALERESGVVSAYEGMGSDNETKPEPDSSWGAVLQEIHRKMKDSNFNLQDSRDGVPFLLMGHRGSRDDLFSDSEGNSKPNKPLLALFKRKVPAEIRRPSSSGRTSIIDVNFNMKGVGEEEETEAAAEPEVGKVRRSRRKRTSKKESSSSSVLDYSKKDTHSHPSDSVTPDTLTSGAATPELFDLESDVTERAANQMDEELTLKLQQLEGRVSDSSTGEEGVDGVRDAGGDGQREEGRQRSEDEDEEGERLWSMETDLDEGRTEDEEKEEEEDEQEMKYRLYRLVAQSRLTYFSSTDDELDKVGQSEGEWEGDKDEDMEEETKERKEEKTDGLVYKLCQLEKEVRASQFSSTEDELDRVGVMDEEKTGEEEEEEEELAVKVCRLANQVNATQFSSTEDELDRAGRGEEGDEAIDEETLWKLQAEKAVQAAQLRDLASLVGASQFSSTEDQLDRVGEVEQEVNERGMESSMWEEEVGNNEERRESFGDLDVEMFDLKDEIEERKKESSDEKVTTENVLDGETEVEQDKTEEEEKADCMEESEDERMVKGHICKEKVDFLKEDEAEKAEETEERQEMGAERTEEIMASHETKVQQENQPEAKWPDEKEGEERQEEGRIREHEESRGEAAADSDEENAEFDRIISSMLMMTLEDMQVETLKDEAAESGRIKRETDENLTIERESGFEDSDVDTQRTNASEETGSAKEFQRPRENVTEQIGGDISRKEETGDVEGRNENEQQEKENLVKEKPLVMTIEEMLETNEAKQTCERIEEDDDEEEDRRGEVLNKRQTTETQGDAAEGGCESKETDGRLEETKGDDTEQSSTSSLQEGFLSPEEIQIRYSAVSLRSITTEVLKVLNATEELLQGVAGGDDPRLSTTSLPPNTDPRKLDQQFSRLEENVYVAAGAVYSLEAELSDLEECARGICSATSDMELSFLEEQVASAAARVQQSDLQTCDISARIAALKSAGLNVDTQSRFTKTRTIPVMPVTLDSSRQVRRRLPAPPAKEDKET encoded by the exons tgAACTGAAGCAGGAGCTGGACGAGGAGGGCAGTCGCTGCCTCCTGCTGTCACGGCAGAGTTGCTTCAACCAGCGCTGCTGCATCCGCTGCTGCTCGCCCTTCACCTTCCTGCTCAACCCCAAGCGCAGGTGCCGCGACTGCCACTACAACGTCTGCAAAGCCTGCCGGGTCTACAACAAGCGGGACAAAGCCTGGCTCTGCTCCGCCTGCCAGAAGTGCAG GTTGTTGAAGACACAGTCACTGGAGTGGTTCTACACTAATGTGAAGAGGCGCTTCAAGAGGTTCGGCAGCGCCAAAGTGCTGAAGACTCTTTACAGGAAGCACCTGGCGGAGCACAGTGCACTATCAGAGCTAACTG AGGGCAGCGCCTACGAGGAGAGTATCTGCAATGAGGGCAGCGTCTGTGGGAGCGACTCAACCTTCTACAGACAAACTGAAG AGCACAGCATGGCAGATACACTCACTGTGGCCTTGCGGGTGGCAGAGGAGGCCATAGACGAGGCCATTTCCAAGGCCGAGTTCGACACTGCCAGTCAG gAGAAGCAGAATGAGGCACACTATCTGCGGGAGCACAGAGGAGAGCTCATTGAGGAACTGGCCAAAACTATTGTGCAAAAA ATTATTCATAGGAAGAAGACTTTGGCTGAGATGAGGGCAGAATATGACCAGGATTGGCCacttgaacacaacactgaccttcatcatcatcatcagtccgCCTGTGATCAAGCCTCCAGCTCCCTCAAACACCAACCAGGCctctgg AGGTCGCACTCTGCCTTCTCTCTATTGGACAACGACCCTCCAGGTCTGATACAAGACTCTCCACAGGCGTTAAAGAAGGAAGGTGGGTCAGCTCTGTCTACCTGGAAGAGTGTAGACCGGCTGGACAACGCTG GTGTGTCCTCAGTGCTGAAGAGCCCAGACGGAAACTGGATCGCCCTGCAGAGCGGCCAGCTGTCGCGGCCCAGCCTGCTGACCAAAAGGAAGAGCCTGGTCTACAGTGCCTTGGAGAGGGAGTCTGGAGTGGTGTCCGCCTACGAAGGTATGGGCTCTGACAACGAAACCAAACCTGAGCCCGACAGCTCCTGGGGTGCCGTCCTCCAGGAGATCCACAGGAAGATGAAGGACTCTAACTTCAACCTGCAGGACTCCCGCGACGGGGTCCCGTTCTTGCTGATGGGCCACCGAGGCAGCAGAGACGATCTGTTTTCTGACTCTGAGGGGAACTCGAAGCCTAATAAACCTCTGCTGGCTCTTTTTAAGAGGAAGGTGCCCGCAGAGATCAGGCGACCTTCATCATCCGGCAGGACCAGCATCATCGATGTGAACTTTAACATGAAAGgagtgggagaggaagaggagaccgAGGCGGCTGCTGAGCCAGAAgtaggaaaagtcaggagatcacgGAGGAAAAGGACAAGTAAAAAagagtcttcttcttcttctgtgctg GATTACAGTAAAAAAGACACCCATTCCCATCCGTCTGATTCTGTGACCCCTGACACTTTGACCTCTGGAGCGGCGACCCCTGAACTCTTTGACCTTGAGAGTGACGTCACAGAACGCGCAGCCAATCAGATGGACGAGGAGCTCACgttaaaactgcagcagctaGAAGGCCGAGTCTCTGACTCCTCCACTGGAGAAGAAGGAGTGGATGGAGTGAGAGATGCTGGTGGTGAtgggcagagggaggaagggcGACAAAGAAGCGAGGACGAAGATGAGGAAGGTGAGAGGCTGTGGAGCATGGAGACCGACTTGGATGAAGGAAGaacagaggatgaggagaaagaggaggaggaagatgagcaAGAGATGAAATACAGATTATACAGGCTGGTCGCACAGTCCAGACTCACGTACTTCTCGTCTACCGATGACGAGTTAGACAAAGTTGGCCAGAGTGAAGGAGAATGGGAGGGAGACAAGGATGAAGATATGGAGGAAGAAACTAAAGAGcggaaggaggagaagacagaCGGACTCGTTTATAAACTCTGTCAGCTGGAAAAAGAAGTCAGGGCCAGCCAGTTCTCCTCCACAGAGGATGAGCTGGACAGAGTTGGCGTCATGGATGAAGAGAAGacgggagaggaggaggaggaggaggaggagctggcgGTGAAAGTGTGCAGATTAGCTAACCAAGTCAACGCCACCCAGTTTTCATCCACAGAGGACGAGTTAGACAGAGCAGGCCGAGGTGAAGAGGGGGATGAAGCGATAGACGAAGAGACGCTGTGGAAATTGCAGGCAGAAAAAGCCGTCCAGGCCGCTCAGCTGCGCGATTTGGCCAGTTTAGTCGGTGCCTCTCAGTTTTCCTCCACCGAGGATCAGCTGGATAGAGTTGGAGAGGTAGAGCAGGAAGTAAATGAAAGAGGAATGGAGAGCAGCATGTGGGAGGAAGAAGTGGGAAataatgaggagaggagagaatcGTTCGGAGATTTGGATGtggaaatgtttgatttaaaggaTGAAattgaggaaagaaagaaggagagcagTGATGAAAAAGTAACAACTGAGAATGTTTTGGATGGTGAGACAGAAGTTGAACAAgataaaacagaggaagaggaaaaggcagATTGCATGGAGGAGAGTGAGGATGAAAGGATGGTAAAGGGGCATATATGCAAAGAAAAAGTAGACTTTTTGAAAGAGGACGAGGCTGAAAaagcagaagagacagaggaaagacaagagaTGGGAGCGGAGAGAACGGAGGAGATAATGGcctcacatgaaacaaaagtcCAACAAGAGAATCAGCCAGAGGCGAAGTGGCCAGAtgaaaaggagggagaagagagacaggaagagggaaggaTCAGAGAACACGAGGAGAGTCGGGGGGAGGCGGCTGCAGACAGCGATGAGGAAAATGCAGAATTTGACAGAATAATCAGCAGCATGTTGATGATGACTCTGGAGGACATGCAGGTAGAGACATTAAAGGATGAAGCTGCAGAAAGTGGgagaataaagagagagacagatgagaatTTAACaattgagagagaaagtggatTCGAGGACAGCGATGTTGacacacaaagaacaaatgcatcagaggagacaggaagtgcaAAAGAGTTTCAAAGACCAAGAGAAAATGTAACAGAGCAAATTGGAGGAGATATTTCCAGAAAAGAGGAAACGGGAGATGTTGAaggcagaaatgaaaatgagcagcaggaaaaagaaaatctagtAAAAGAAAAGCCTCTAGTTATGACAATCGAAGAGATGCTTGAGACAAATGAGGCCAAACAGACGTGTGAAAGAATAGAAGAGGACGATGACgaagaagaggacagaagaggagaagtCCTGAACAAGCGGCAAACGACGGAGACCCAGGGAGACGCTGCAGAGGGAGGCTGTGAAAGTAAAGAAACGGATGGAAGACTTGAGGAAACCAAAGGAGACGACACGGAGCAGAGCAGCACTTCTTCTCTCCAGGAGGGTTTTCTGTCACCAGAGGAGATTCAAATC AGGTATTCTGCAGTGTCTCTGCGTAGCATCACCACTGAGGTCCTGAAGGTGCTCAACGCCactgaggagctgctgcagggagTGGCGGGAGGAGACGACCCCCGACTCTCCACCACCTCACTGCCCCCCAACACCGACCCCAGGAAGCTAGATCAACAGTTCTCCAGACTGGAGGAGAAT GTGTACGTGGCAGCTGGTGCGGTGTACAGTCTGGAGGCGGAGCTGAGTGACCTGGAGGAGTGTGCCAGGGGCATCTGCAGCGCCACGTCCGATATGGAGCTGTCCTTCCTGGAGGAGCAGGTAGCATCAGCAGCTGCCAGAGTTCAGCAGTCTGACCTACAG ACTTGCGACATCTCTGCCAGAATTGCTGCTTTGAAGAGTGCAGGCCTCAATGTGGACACACAGTCGCGCTTCACCAAGACCAGGACCATTCCAGTTATG CCCGTCACTCTGGACTCATCCAGACAGGTGAGGAGGCGTTTACCTGCGCCACCTGCGAAAG AAGACAAGGAAACCTAA
- the plxdc2a gene encoding plexin domain-containing protein 2, with protein MDINMTRNVTFHFSHYDALRTRGRMSMTLTKTVNLITGLVIVFQFQLSFMKLESVYGVYRTDTQELSPPEGRSYVVAGNNKPRERRWAPLAPGWAADKRGHYRDQHQPEESDPDLLMEEGHDNSTQIVDIDHAYYTSKVYGPGDAANKELWVNIDKMGEDEWKLCGFLSSAHRQAERVNLSFDFPFYGHVLKEITVATGGFIYTGDIIHRMLTATQYVAPLMANFDPSLSKNSTVFYFDNGTALVVQWNRIHLQDNISLGTFTFQAVLHSDGRIVFAYKEIPIDINDISTENHPVKVGLSDAFVVLHEIEQIPNVRRRTIYEYHKVDILKSKISNSTAVEMLPLPTCLQFSSCGPCVTSQIGFNCSWCSRLQRCSSGFDRNRQDWVDLGCLEERRDPRCLRMADVTNTTSRLLTHTTTPVTTTTMQQRTSSITSTPLSKTSTVTNPSTRSSTSRRIISTPQPPTSRPAEDDTKMSLHIDEAPGDEEATGRSDERLQIGLLAGIVMVMVIMAAAVLMSIYMYNHPTSNASLFFMERRPTRWPIMKFRRGSGRPSYAEVEAPGQDKDGTVVIDPKQSFVMSDRRESEQKEGFIVPDQRERFLVSESS; from the exons ATGGACATCAACATGACGAGAAACGTTAC ttttcatttttcgCACTACGATGCGCTACGAACGAGAGGAAGGATGTCGATGACGCTGACAAAGACAGTTAATCTCATCACAGGACTGGTCATTGTTTTCCAGTTTCAACTAAGCTTCATGAAGCTGGAATCCGTTTACG GAGTCTACCGTACTGACACACAGGAGCTGTCTCCTCCAGAGGGAAGGTCGTATGTAGTCGCAGGGAACAACAAGCCCAGGGAGAGGAGGTGGGCACCCCTGGCCCCTGGCTGGGCTGCAGATAAGAGGGGCCACTACAGAGACCAGCACCAACCAGAAGAGTCAGATCCAGACCTGCTGATGGAGGAGGGACACGACAATTCAACACAGATTGTG GACATTGATCACGCCTACTATACATCTAAAGTCTACGGCCCTGGAGACGCAGCCAATAAAGAGCTGTGGGTGAACATCGACAAGATGGGAGAGGACGAGTGGAAGCTCTGCGGCTTCCTGTCCAGTGCCCACAGACAAGCTGAG AGAGTGAATCTTTCCTTCGACTTCCCTTTCTACGGTCATGTACTAAAAGAAATCACAGTGGCAACTGGAG GTTTCATTTACACTGGAGATATAATCCACCGAATGCTCACAGCCACTCAGTACGTCGCCCCTCTGATGGCGAATTTTGACCCAAGTCTGTCCAAAAACTCtactgtgttttactttgatAATG GCACTGCATTGGTGGTTCAGTGGAACCGGATTCATCTCCAGGACAACATCAGTCTGGGAACTTTCACCTTCCAGGCCGTTCTGCACAGCGACGGACGCATCGTCTTTGCATACAAAGAG ATTCCTATAGACATCAACGACATCAGCACTGAGAACCATCCAGTCAAAGTGGGCTTGTCGGATGCTTTTGTGGTGCTTCATGAGATAGAGCAGATCCCCA ACGTTCGGAGGAGAACCATTTATGAGTATCACAAAGTCGACATCCTAAAGTCCAAAATCTCCAATTCTACGGCTGTTGAGATGCTTCCTCTCCCTA CATGTCTCCAGTTCTCCAGCTGTGGTCCATGTGTCACTTCTCAGATTGGCTTTAACTGCAGCTGGTGCAGTCGGTTACAAAG ATGCTCCAGTGGCTTTGATCGTAACCGGCAGGACTGGGTTGACCTCGGCTGCCTGGAGGAG AGAAGAGATCCCCGGTGTCTTCGAATGGCCGACGTCACAAACACCACATCTCGCCTCCTCACACATACGACCACTCCTGTTACGACTACCACAATGCAGCAGAGGACCTCCAGCAtcacctccacccccctcaGCAAGACGTCCACCGTCACCAACCCCTCAACACGCAGCAGCACGAGCAGAAGAATAATATCCACTCCACAGCCTCCTACCAGCAGACCTGCAGAAG aTGACACAAAGATGTCTTTGCACATCGATGAAGCGC CAGGTGACGAGGAGGCCACAGGAAGGAGTGATGAGCGGCTGCAAATTGGTCTACTGGCGGGCATCGTCATGGTGATGGTCATCATGGCAGCAGCCGTCCTCATGTCCATCTACATGTACAACCACCCCACCTCTAACGCCAGCCTCTTCTTCATGGAG CGGCGGCCGACCCGCTGGCCAATCATGAAGTTCAGGCGGGGCTCCGGTCGCCCTTCTTACGCCGAGGTGGAGGCTCCAGGTCAGGACAAAGACGGCACGGTGGTCATTGACCCCAAACAGTCTTTTGTCAtgtcagacagaagagagagtgaaCAGAAAGAAGGATTCATAGTTCCTGATCAGAGAGAGCGCTTCCTAGTCTCAGAGAGCTCCTGA
- the LOC139296117 gene encoding peptidyl-prolyl cis-trans isomerase FKBP1A-like: MLHSTASLNQPIPFHVTKHTITVRARAPGSVREREDYSERTMGVEVETIRPGDGKTFPQKGQTVSVHYVGTLTNGKKFDSSRDRGSPFKFKIGAGQVIRAWDEGVAQMSVGQLAKLTCSPDFAYGSRGYPPIIPGNSTLIFEVELLGC; this comes from the exons ATGTTACACTCAACGGCTTCATTGAACCAACCAATCCCGTTTCATGTCActaaacacacaatcacagtgaGGGCTCGTGCTCCAggaagtgtgagagagagggaagactACTCGGAAAGAACAATGGGAGTAGAAGTCGAGACCATTAGACCAGGAGACG GAAAGACATTTCCGCAGAAAGGACAGACTGTTAGCGTGCACTACGTTG GCACCctgacaaatggaaaaaagttCGACTCCTCCAGGGACCGGGGATCCCCCTTCAAATTCAAAATTGGAGCTGGCCAAGTAATTCGTGCTTGGGATGAGGGAGTAGCTCAG ATGAGCGTTGGCCAGCTGGCCAAGTTGACCTGCTCGCCGGATTTTGCGTACGGCAGTAGAGGATACCCACCCATCATCCCAGGAAATTCCACTCTCATCTTTGAAGTGGAGCTGCTGGGCTGCTGA